A region of the Desulfovibrio sp. Huiquan2017 genome:
GATTCCGACTCGGGCGCGGTCACCGGAGACGCGCAATGAGCGCCGTCCGATCCGGGCCCGCGCCGTTGACGCGGTCCGCGCCCGTTCGGCAACGGCGACAATCCGCATCCATCCGGCCCGACGGGGAGAACGGCGGTCACGCAATCGCCGTAGTCGAGGCCTCCTAGCGGAAACCAGGGGAAAGGAACCATGAACAACAGAGTGATACCCATATCGCTGGCCGTCATCGACCGGGATCAGCGGGAGCGTCTGGAAAGAATGATCTCCGCCAATCCCATGGTCCGCCTGGTCGGCGAGGACGCGGAAGAGATGGGCGTGCTCATCTACGAGCCCGGCGACTCCGTCGAGGAGGACATGCCGCACATCATCCACGCCCTGGAATCGGGGCAGGCCGAGGATGTCTACCTGGCCGGCGACGTGGCCGATCCCGAGATCCTCATCCGGGCCATGCGTAGCGGCATCCGCGAATATCTCAAATTCCCCGTGGACGAGAACGACCTGCGCGCCGCGGTCCTGCGCACGGCCATGCGTCTGAGCCTGGGCGTGGACGATACTGGCAAGGGGCGCCTTTTCACGGTCCTGGGGTGCAAGCCCGGCGTGGGATCGACCACCCTGGCCGTGAACCTGGCCTGCGTCCTGAACGAGCGCGGGCCCGGCCGCACCGTGCTCCTGGACCTCCGCCAGCCCATGGGCGAGATCCCCTATTTCCTTGACCTCAAGCACGACTACACCTGGGGCGACCTGGTGACCGATATCTCGCGGCTCGACGCCACCTACCTGCGCAGCGTCATGGCCGAGCACGCGTCCGGCCTGCACGTCCTGCCCGGTCCGGCCACAG
Encoded here:
- a CDS encoding histidine kinase, whose translation is MNNRVIPISLAVIDRDQRERLERMISANPMVRLVGEDAEEMGVLIYEPGDSVEEDMPHIIHALESGQAEDVYLAGDVADPEILIRAMRSGIREYLKFPVDENDLRAAVLRTAMRLSLGVDDTGKGRLFTVLGCKPGVGSTTLAVNLACVLNERGPGRTVLLDLRQPMGEIPYFLDLKHDYTWGDLVTDISRLDATYLRSVMAEHASGLHVLPGPATGERPDEHTLFLILEQLRHSYDFVVVDAAAPGEDELPKEVELADSILLAMQLSLPCLARVARLAESLSGQDPDADRRMRLVANRVTRNASIGVPEAAEVLGREIAWAVPEDGEAALSAINQGTPLVQAFPKSASAKAVRNLAKGLAPEEKKACKGLSLPFSSLFRKKGKASDANDNMAGAAL